A part of Olleya sp. Bg11-27 genomic DNA contains:
- a CDS encoding TonB-dependent receptor — MKKLLLSLTLTAFFNFVNAQNNSIEAVVYDNSNTPLELVNIFIHKSNQGAQTDAQGAFNISNIEDGEYLLSLSYLGYKTKEIPFSVTNNETKSLGNIILFEGNEILSEIVIDGTRKNKFSRKKTAYVAKLPLKDLENTQVYSTVTTELLESQLVTNFEDALKNAAGVDKLWSSTGRSGDGAGYYSLRGFSVQPQLVNGVPGITNGFINSSNVERVEVIKGPSATLFGSTVSSYGGLINIVTKKPYQGTGGAISVTGGSYGFTQFNADVNVTDKDFKKLSLRLNTGYQGEDSFQDAGFKKSVFIAPSISYKANNNLTFNFSYEASSNEQTNQPFLFLNRSAPLAFNNLDELNYDYDKSLTSNTISIENLTQNYRGEIAYKISDNWSSQSILAGGIAKSNGYYTYLWNSADWSDPSAPVANPYFDIYVQDTDAKTKTFNLQQNFTGDFKIGTLQNKLLVGVDYLETRIIDQSSNWGYAQTVTAQGDILNGLPISANSIDAALNGLGNTDVDTNQSVLGAYASNIINITPKLSLMASLRYDRFKYEGDANNPSDDLQEYTKSTLSPKFGVVFQPIIDQLSVFANYQNGFSYVNPEILPIDSADPTAGVILQSYDLERANQMEFGVKTNLFNNKLNATLSYYNITVDDKIMGFGASKVQDGTVNSQGLEIEINASPIDGLNLRGGFSYNDAKVTASESRPDLVNVRFEQAGPEISYNFWGDYNFKDGFAKNFGVGFGFNGSGAYDTMVGYPSVGEFILPAYTIFNASIYYDIEKIRVSVKANNLADKEYFKGWSTITPQTTRAILANIAYKF, encoded by the coding sequence ATGAAAAAACTATTACTCTCACTGACACTAACAGCATTCTTTAATTTTGTGAATGCACAAAACAACAGTATTGAAGCTGTTGTTTATGATAACTCTAATACGCCCCTAGAACTAGTAAATATCTTCATCCACAAGTCTAACCAAGGTGCTCAAACAGATGCACAAGGAGCTTTTAACATTTCAAATATTGAGGATGGTGAGTATTTACTATCGCTATCATATTTAGGTTATAAAACAAAAGAAATACCCTTTTCTGTAACTAATAATGAAACAAAATCACTTGGTAATATCATTCTGTTTGAAGGAAATGAAATTTTATCCGAAATCGTTATTGATGGGACACGTAAAAACAAATTTTCAAGAAAAAAGACGGCTTACGTGGCCAAATTACCCCTTAAAGATTTAGAAAACACACAAGTCTATAGCACGGTTACAACAGAATTATTAGAATCGCAATTAGTTACAAATTTTGAGGATGCCTTAAAAAATGCAGCTGGTGTTGACAAGTTATGGTCATCAACGGGCCGAAGTGGTGATGGTGCTGGTTATTACTCTTTACGGGGGTTTTCTGTACAACCTCAACTAGTAAATGGTGTTCCTGGCATTACAAATGGTTTTATCAATTCATCTAATGTTGAGCGTGTAGAAGTTATCAAAGGGCCTTCTGCTACTCTATTTGGAAGCACAGTCAGCTCTTATGGAGGACTTATTAATATTGTGACTAAAAAACCATACCAAGGTACAGGAGGTGCTATTTCTGTAACTGGTGGCTCTTATGGTTTTACGCAATTTAATGCAGATGTAAATGTGACAGATAAAGATTTTAAAAAGCTTTCATTACGTTTAAATACAGGCTATCAAGGAGAAGATAGTTTTCAAGATGCTGGTTTTAAAAAATCTGTTTTTATTGCGCCTTCTATCTCGTATAAAGCAAACAATAATTTAACATTTAATTTTTCATATGAAGCCTCTTCAAATGAACAAACCAATCAACCCTTTTTATTCTTAAATAGATCTGCTCCTTTAGCGTTTAATAATCTAGACGAATTGAATTATGATTATGATAAATCCTTAACAAGTAACACTATTAGTATTGAAAATTTAACCCAAAACTATAGAGGAGAAATTGCTTATAAAATCTCAGATAATTGGTCATCACAATCTATATTAGCAGGTGGTATTGCAAAATCGAATGGGTATTATACGTATTTATGGAATTCTGCTGACTGGTCAGATCCAAGTGCTCCTGTTGCTAATCCTTATTTTGATATCTATGTTCAAGACACAGATGCTAAAACAAAGACTTTCAACTTACAGCAAAATTTTACTGGTGATTTTAAAATTGGAACATTACAAAACAAATTATTAGTTGGTGTTGATTATTTAGAGACTAGAATTATTGATCAAAGCTCAAACTGGGGTTACGCACAAACCGTAACGGCACAAGGTGACATTTTAAATGGGTTACCAATAAGCGCCAATAGTATTGATGCTGCTTTAAATGGTTTAGGAAATACAGATGTAGATACTAACCAAAGTGTTTTAGGAGCCTACGCTTCAAATATTATAAATATTACACCAAAACTATCGTTAATGGCCAGTCTACGTTATGATAGGTTTAAGTATGAGGGTGATGCAAATAATCCATCAGATGATTTACAAGAATATACTAAATCTACATTATCTCCTAAATTTGGGGTTGTATTTCAACCAATAATAGATCAGCTTTCAGTCTTTGCTAATTATCAGAATGGGTTTTCTTATGTCAATCCAGAAATACTACCAATAGATAGTGCAGATCCAACTGCTGGTGTTATACTACAATCATACGACCTAGAGCGTGCCAATCAAATGGAATTTGGTGTTAAAACAAACCTGTTTAATAACAAATTAAATGCGACATTAAGTTATTATAACATCACTGTAGACGATAAAATAATGGGATTTGGAGCTAGTAAAGTACAAGACGGAACGGTTAATAGTCAAGGTCTTGAAATTGAAATAAATGCTAGTCCCATTGACGGGTTAAACTTACGTGGAGGTTTTAGTTATAACGATGCTAAAGTAACAGCTTCAGAATCTAGACCCGACCTAGTGAATGTAAGATTTGAACAAGCTGGACCTGAAATATCTTATAATTTTTGGGGAGACTATAATTTTAAAGATGGTTTTGCTAAAAACTTTGGTGTTGGATTTGGTTTTAATGGCTCTGGAGCCTACGACACTATGGTCGGTTATCCATCTGTTGGCGAATTTATTCTACCAGCATATACCATTTTTAATGCCTCAATCTATTATGATATAGAAAAAATAAGAGTCAGTGTAAAAGCTAATAATTTAGCTGACAAAGAATATTTTAAAGGTTGGAGTACGATAACTCCTCAGACAACAAGAGCTATACTTGCCAATATCGCTTATAAATTTTAA
- a CDS encoding alkaline phosphatase D family protein, protein MSKQFNRRSFLKNTLLATGGIILIPNFISCSNDDDLSSPSIIPEDLDETNYEYGVASFDPTQSQVIIWTRYTSNSASATLIWQIATDVMFTNLVRSGEVTTDSSRDFTVAVEVQNLQADQKLYYRFINSDDATVSPIGETITLPSGGVDQVKIGVTSCANYTAGLFNVYSAMATSNIDIVVHLGDYIYEYGAGQYGTNAFTETLGRTHRPAHEIISLEDYRARYKQYRSDENLMLLHQKKPFIAVWDDHEITNDTYKDGAQNHQDNEGAFEVRKQNALQAYSEYLPAMTNDASIIYRSFQIGNLVNLVMLDTRLVGRDKQLEITDYFDASGDFDATTFQQDWLDPNRTMLGTTQKNWLLNEVASNSAEWQVLGQQVLMGKMMIPAELLTALGTIIGEVSATGSASSASMQLFQQQLEELVQLKLRVLNNDPSLSAYELARINTVLPYNLDAWDGYPTEREIILEAFAGKKVVVLAGDTHNAWSNTVVSNSENVTVTELATSSVSSPGFDTYLGSSPTFVNSFQDAITLLIDGLNYFDSARRGYMEVTFSPGTATSDWIFIDSVFSESFSTIIGHSITL, encoded by the coding sequence ATGAGTAAACAATTTAACAGACGATCATTTTTAAAAAACACATTGCTAGCAACAGGAGGCATTATTTTAATTCCTAATTTTATTAGTTGTTCAAACGATGATGATTTAAGCAGTCCAAGTATAATCCCAGAAGATCTAGACGAAACAAATTATGAATATGGTGTCGCAAGTTTTGACCCTACGCAATCGCAAGTCATCATCTGGACTAGATACACCTCAAATAGTGCAAGTGCAACTCTGATATGGCAAATTGCGACAGATGTTATGTTTACTAACTTAGTAAGAAGTGGAGAAGTTACAACAGATAGTTCTCGCGATTTTACAGTGGCTGTAGAAGTACAAAACTTACAAGCCGACCAAAAATTATATTACCGCTTTATTAATAGCGATGACGCTACTGTTTCTCCAATTGGTGAAACTATAACATTACCTTCCGGAGGAGTTGATCAGGTAAAAATAGGTGTGACCTCTTGTGCTAATTATACTGCTGGTTTATTTAATGTCTATAGTGCGATGGCCACGTCAAATATTGATATCGTTGTTCATTTAGGTGATTATATTTATGAATATGGTGCTGGTCAATACGGTACGAATGCCTTTACAGAAACTTTAGGTAGAACTCATAGGCCAGCGCATGAAATTATTTCATTAGAAGATTATAGAGCAAGATATAAGCAATACAGAAGTGATGAGAATCTAATGTTACTACACCAAAAAAAACCATTTATAGCCGTTTGGGATGATCATGAAATAACAAACGATACGTATAAAGATGGCGCACAAAATCACCAAGATAATGAAGGGGCTTTTGAAGTAAGAAAACAAAATGCGCTACAAGCATATAGCGAGTATTTACCTGCAATGACTAATGATGCTAGTATTATTTACAGAAGTTTTCAAATAGGAAACTTAGTTAATTTAGTAATGCTAGACACTAGACTAGTTGGTAGAGATAAACAATTAGAAATCACAGATTATTTTGATGCTTCAGGTGATTTTGATGCCACAACATTTCAACAAGACTGGTTAGACCCAAATAGAACAATGTTAGGTACAACGCAAAAAAACTGGTTACTAAATGAGGTTGCTAGCAATAGTGCAGAATGGCAAGTATTAGGCCAACAAGTATTAATGGGTAAAATGATGATTCCTGCCGAATTATTAACGGCTTTAGGTACTATTATTGGAGAAGTTAGCGCGACAGGATCAGCGTCCTCTGCTTCTATGCAACTGTTTCAGCAACAATTAGAAGAATTAGTGCAACTAAAACTAAGAGTACTTAATAACGATCCGAGTCTAAGTGCGTATGAATTAGCAAGAATCAATACGGTTTTACCTTACAACTTAGATGCTTGGGATGGTTACCCTACCGAAAGAGAAATAATCCTTGAAGCCTTTGCTGGTAAAAAAGTCGTCGTTTTAGCTGGAGACACACATAATGCTTGGTCTAACACTGTAGTATCCAACAGCGAAAATGTTACTGTTACGGAGTTGGCAACATCTTCTGTAAGCTCGCCAGGTTTTGATACTTACTTAGGGTCTTCCCCTACTTTTGTTAATAGTTTTCAGGATGCTATAACACTATTAATAGATGGATTAAATTATTTTGATTCTGCTAGACGTGGTTATATGGAAGTTACATTTAGTCCAGGAACTGCAACATCCGATTGGATATTTATAGACTCTGTTTTTTCAGAATCCTTTTCAACTATAATAGGGCACTCGATAACCCTATAA
- the dnaN gene encoding DNA polymerase III subunit beta, translated as MKFIVSSTYLLKQLQVLGGVINSSNTLPILDNFLFDLNESKLTVSASDLETTMSAVLDVESDNEGSVAIPARLLLDTLKTFPEQPLTFVIEENNIVEISSNHGKYALAYADGNEFPKAVSLEDPSNTKMPGHILATAINKTIFAAGNDDLRPVMSGVFFQFSTEGLTFVATDAHKLVKYTRDDVKASQVAEFIMPKKPLNLLKGILGASDEEITIEYNDSNAKFTFENTVLICRLIDGKYPNYEAVIPKENPNKLTIDRTQFLNSVRRVSIFSNKTTHQIRLKIAGAELNISAEDIDYSNKAEERLTCDYQGDDMQIGFNSRFLTEMLNNLGSNDVQLELSMPNRAGILTPIDDLEEGEHVTMLVMPVMLNS; from the coding sequence ATGAAATTTATTGTATCAAGTACTTACTTACTAAAACAACTACAGGTTTTAGGAGGTGTAATAAACAGCTCGAATACATTACCAATTTTAGATAATTTTTTATTCGACTTAAACGAATCTAAACTAACGGTATCAGCAAGTGATTTAGAAACGACTATGTCTGCTGTATTAGATGTAGAAAGTGATAATGAAGGAAGCGTTGCTATTCCTGCCCGTTTACTTTTAGATACTTTAAAAACGTTTCCAGAGCAACCATTGACCTTTGTTATTGAAGAGAATAACATCGTTGAAATTAGCTCTAATCATGGTAAATATGCTTTAGCTTATGCTGACGGAAACGAATTCCCGAAAGCCGTAAGTCTGGAAGATCCTAGTAATACAAAAATGCCTGGTCATATTTTGGCTACTGCTATTAACAAAACTATTTTTGCTGCTGGTAACGATGATTTAAGACCTGTAATGAGTGGTGTGTTTTTCCAATTCTCTACGGAAGGCTTAACGTTTGTTGCTACGGATGCACATAAATTAGTAAAATATACTAGAGATGACGTAAAAGCGTCTCAGGTTGCCGAGTTTATTATGCCTAAAAAACCTTTAAACTTGTTGAAGGGAATTTTAGGAGCAAGCGATGAAGAAATCACTATTGAATATAATGATTCTAATGCAAAATTTACTTTTGAAAACACGGTATTAATTTGTCGTTTAATTGATGGTAAATATCCAAACTACGAAGCAGTAATACCAAAAGAAAATCCAAATAAACTAACCATTGACAGAACTCAATTTTTAAATTCTGTTCGTCGTGTTAGTATTTTCTCAAACAAAACAACGCACCAAATTAGATTAAAGATTGCTGGAGCAGAATTAAACATCTCTGCAGAAGACATTGACTACTCTAACAAAGCAGAAGAGCGTTTGACTTGTGATTATCAAGGAGACGATATGCAAATAGGCTTTAACTCTCGTTTTTTAACAGAAATGTTGAATAACTTAGGCTCTAACGATGTGCAATTAGAATTAAGTATGCCAAACAGAGCTGGTATTCTTACACCAATTGATGATTTAGAAGAAGGTGAACATGTAACCATGTTAGTTATGCCAGTTATGCTAAACAGCTAA
- a CDS encoding IS1182 family transposase — translation MQGTKIYQEKLFNNFQLSRRVPQDNFYRRLSEILDLEFLRNQTKIYYGNCGQKSLDPVVFFKFCLVGYLENITSDRKLVSHCSLRLDILYFLGYDIDEELPWHSTLSRTHQLYPESVFESLFTHVFKMCVDMQMVSGHTQVIDAAPVKANASMDSLELKVPEEDLEAHLRAVRHISNRDKAVPLRSAKVNKAPKSQQELSASRQELQAIKSRNKKWSKDQNHRPGAGNKGSRYTSNKTHYSPTDPDARISVKPGKARKLNYSSQLTVDAAHHVISDIKAYHADGKDSQHLPDIVLRVKRRLWQSGLTIDTCLADTGYSSGENYAFLEKQDITSYIPPHGTFKGGPDEFIYNEKEDHYTCPQGKIIPFKKVFYEKKSNTKKKAYRGSKKLCIDCPIRSACLSKTAQEKSFSVTYYRAEYMRSIARVDSEKGSYMKGKRQSTVEPVFGTLTQFLGMGKVNTLGIKQANKCMHLSATVYNLKKYLKYMKNLPESIAGLLAFIKSTKNYLISLRMLCFKPLEF, via the coding sequence ATGCAAGGCACAAAAATCTATCAAGAGAAATTATTCAACAATTTCCAGTTGAGTCGTCGGGTTCCCCAAGACAATTTTTATAGACGACTATCAGAAATTTTAGACTTAGAGTTTCTACGAAATCAAACAAAAATCTATTACGGAAACTGTGGACAAAAAAGTTTAGATCCCGTAGTGTTTTTCAAATTCTGTTTAGTTGGTTATTTAGAGAATATCACTAGCGATAGAAAACTGGTATCGCATTGCAGTCTTCGACTGGATATTCTTTATTTTCTAGGCTATGATATCGATGAAGAATTACCATGGCATTCGACGTTAAGTAGAACACATCAACTGTACCCAGAGTCAGTTTTTGAAAGTCTATTTACTCATGTTTTCAAAATGTGCGTAGACATGCAAATGGTAAGCGGCCATACCCAAGTTATAGACGCCGCACCTGTAAAAGCAAACGCCTCTATGGATAGCTTAGAACTTAAAGTGCCAGAAGAAGATTTAGAAGCTCATTTACGCGCAGTACGACATATAAGCAATAGAGATAAAGCAGTACCACTTCGATCAGCAAAAGTTAATAAAGCCCCAAAATCGCAACAAGAATTATCAGCAAGCCGTCAGGAATTACAAGCGATAAAGAGCCGAAACAAAAAATGGTCAAAAGATCAAAACCATCGTCCTGGAGCAGGAAATAAAGGTTCCCGTTATACTAGTAATAAAACGCATTATAGTCCAACCGATCCCGATGCTCGCATAAGTGTAAAACCAGGAAAAGCGAGAAAATTAAACTATTCAAGTCAGCTCACGGTAGATGCCGCACATCATGTAATAAGTGACATCAAGGCCTATCATGCCGATGGCAAAGACAGTCAGCATTTACCAGATATTGTATTGCGAGTAAAAAGACGCTTATGGCAATCTGGTCTTACCATAGACACCTGTCTCGCGGATACTGGTTACAGTAGTGGCGAGAATTATGCTTTTTTAGAAAAGCAAGATATTACCAGTTATATTCCCCCACACGGTACCTTTAAAGGAGGCCCAGATGAATTTATTTATAATGAAAAAGAAGATCACTACACCTGCCCCCAAGGGAAGATAATCCCTTTTAAAAAGGTGTTTTACGAAAAGAAGAGCAACACCAAAAAGAAGGCTTATAGAGGTTCAAAAAAACTTTGTATAGATTGCCCAATACGAAGCGCTTGCTTAAGCAAAACGGCACAAGAAAAGTCATTTTCCGTAACGTATTACCGCGCAGAATACATGCGGAGTATAGCACGAGTTGATAGTGAAAAAGGAAGCTATATGAAAGGAAAAAGACAAAGCACGGTAGAACCTGTTTTTGGTACACTAACCCAGTTTTTAGGCATGGGAAAAGTGAATACCCTTGGGATTAAACAAGCTAATAAGTGTATGCATCTATCCGCAACAGTCTATAATCTTAAAAAGTATTTAAAATATATGAAAAACCTGCCAGAAAGTATAGCAGGACTACTTGCTTTTATTAAAAGTACCAAAAACTACCTAATAAGCCTTCGAATGCTATGCTTTAAGCCACTTGAATTTTAG
- a CDS encoding DUF4870 domain-containing protein yields the protein MKQNRQLLVITHLSQLVSLVIGFGSLIAPLILWISQKDSVYQMDAHGKSIVNFQLSLVVLYIVCVPLILLFGLGLLGWFILGAISIIYPIINAIKVSNGENPEYPLSFNFIS from the coding sequence ATGAAACAGAACAGACAATTACTAGTAATAACCCATTTAAGTCAATTAGTATCCTTAGTTATAGGATTTGGTAGCTTAATAGCGCCTTTAATCTTATGGATATCACAAAAAGATTCAGTCTATCAAATGGATGCTCATGGAAAAAGCATTGTAAATTTTCAGTTAAGTTTGGTCGTTTTATATATAGTATGCGTACCTTTAATACTGTTATTTGGATTAGGTCTTTTAGGTTGGTTCATTTTAGGAGCAATCTCAATTATTTATCCCATAATAAACGCCATTAAAGTTAGTAATGGCGAAAACCCAGAATACCCTTTATCTTTTAATTTTATTAGTTAG
- a CDS encoding DUF2892 domain-containing protein: MLNTYFRVIVGVMVLLSVVLSVYVSPKWMWFTVFIGVNLIQSAFTKWCLLETILVKLGVKKGSAGCAIK, from the coding sequence ATGTTAAATACATATTTTAGAGTAATTGTTGGTGTAATGGTATTATTAAGTGTGGTGCTTTCTGTTTATGTAAGCCCAAAATGGATGTGGTTTACCGTCTTTATTGGCGTCAACTTAATACAGTCTGCTTTTACCAAATGGTGCTTGTTAGAAACAATTTTAGTGAAATTAGGAGTTAAGAAGGGGAGTGCAGGATGTGCTATTAAATAA
- a CDS encoding type II toxin-antitoxin system RelE/ParE family toxin: MELKLFWTDFSQKELEKNYQYHREKAGIRIAKKLVNGIYNKTLKLQRQPEIGQAEELLKNRTQGFRYLVYKNYKVIYWINKE, from the coding sequence ATGGAATTAAAATTATTTTGGACTGATTTTTCTCAAAAAGAACTAGAAAAAAATTATCAATATCATCGAGAAAAGGCAGGAATTCGAATAGCAAAAAAACTCGTTAACGGTATTTATAACAAAACTTTAAAATTACAAAGGCAACCAGAAATTGGACAAGCCGAAGAACTTCTTAAAAACAGAACTCAAGGGTTTAGATATTTGGTCTATAAAAACTATAAAGTCATTTATTGGATTAACAAGGAATAG
- a CDS encoding DUF5677 domain-containing protein, translated as MTDDKNNELLELTESYKRFTKFVILTFDQSSLDTKNQILRNFIAKSHSLINSISLLLKEEQEGEAMALYRLLIERYFYLEYLHKTNSYQAFKDWSFIKTFESRNKMRSNSEFNSPKTKEYLVDSKEQVKKYQALKKEKNQWIEPKMENFAKEIDFSFLYSLGYDLGSSFIHPRADEGYWDALRIVKKEKMVEFKKNNILRNSILLANGMLINASNRSEFEFGKYLNFYCNSIFEYLVENKEFPNLKDIEKIFFANMITEIEKTTKIEK; from the coding sequence ATGACAGATGATAAAAATAATGAACTTTTAGAGTTAACCGAATCTTATAAACGGTTCACTAAATTTGTTATTTTGACATTTGACCAAAGTAGTTTAGATACAAAAAATCAAATTTTAAGAAATTTTATAGCCAAATCACATTCTCTGATTAACAGCATCTCTCTTTTACTAAAAGAAGAACAAGAAGGAGAAGCAATGGCTCTTTACAGACTTTTAATTGAAAGATACTTTTACCTTGAATATCTACATAAAACCAATTCTTACCAAGCGTTTAAAGATTGGTCTTTTATTAAAACATTTGAATCGAGAAATAAAATGAGAAGTAATTCGGAATTTAACAGTCCGAAAACCAAAGAATATTTAGTAGATAGTAAAGAACAAGTTAAAAAATATCAAGCTCTGAAAAAAGAAAAAAACCAATGGATTGAGCCTAAAATGGAAAATTTCGCAAAGGAAATTGACTTTTCATTTTTATACAGTTTAGGCTATGATTTAGGTTCATCTTTCATTCATCCAAGAGCTGACGAAGGGTATTGGGACGCTTTAAGGATAGTGAAAAAAGAAAAAATGGTTGAATTCAAAAAGAATAATATACTTAGAAATTCAATATTATTAGCAAATGGAATGTTAATTAACGCATCTAATCGCTCTGAATTTGAATTTGGGAAATATCTAAATTTTTACTGCAACTCAATCTTTGAGTATTTAGTTGAGAACAAAGAATTTCCGAATTTGAAAGATATAGAAAAAATCTTCTTTGCGAATATGATTACGGAAATAGAAAAAACCACCAAAATTGAGAAATAA
- a CDS encoding PepSY-associated TM helix domain-containing protein: MSFKKKILTLHKILGLVTGIVVFIVAITGCCWAFRDEIESLYDDYKTVDFEQNTIITPTEAKAIAQQVFPENTIHGTLYKKGNAAVEVIFYDAEPEFYQSIFLNPYSGTIIQVDNHMTGFFAFILKGHMRLWLPKAIGEQVVGVSILLFIIIIISGFILWLPKKRKNLKQRITFDWKKTTRWKRKNFDLHSVIGFYICSLALIIAFTGSLMSYRWLMYVTYKSVGGNKSVSFNIPENESDLKDKNADILPIDRLIPLLKKANPEAVSFELHYPESDATSIYVEVGNSKGLHYDADFRFFDQNTLQEIETPSVYGKYKNAKFADKLIRMNYDIHIGSIGGLIGKIIVFIISLLTASLPVTGTLLWYGRRYKKSN; the protein is encoded by the coding sequence ATGTCGTTTAAAAAAAAGATTTTAACATTACATAAAATTTTAGGTCTAGTAACAGGTATCGTAGTCTTTATAGTAGCAATTACAGGATGTTGTTGGGCGTTTAGAGATGAAATAGAAAGCTTATATGACGACTACAAAACAGTAGATTTTGAACAAAACACTATAATTACACCAACCGAAGCTAAGGCGATTGCACAACAAGTTTTTCCCGAAAACACAATACATGGTACGCTTTATAAAAAAGGTAATGCTGCTGTAGAAGTTATTTTTTATGATGCAGAACCTGAATTTTATCAAAGTATTTTTCTGAACCCCTATTCTGGTACTATTATTCAAGTAGACAACCATATGACAGGTTTTTTTGCTTTTATCTTAAAAGGACATATGCGTTTATGGCTACCTAAAGCCATAGGAGAACAAGTTGTTGGTGTTTCTATTTTACTTTTTATTATAATTATAATTTCGGGCTTTATACTATGGCTTCCAAAAAAACGTAAAAACCTAAAACAACGCATAACGTTTGATTGGAAAAAAACGACACGTTGGAAACGTAAAAACTTCGATTTACATTCTGTGATCGGTTTCTATATCTGCTCGTTAGCCCTAATTATCGCTTTTACAGGTTCTTTAATGTCTTATAGATGGTTAATGTACGTGACCTATAAATCTGTAGGTGGAAACAAATCTGTATCCTTTAATATCCCAGAAAATGAGAGTGATTTAAAAGATAAAAATGCCGATATCCTTCCTATAGACAGATTGATTCCATTGCTAAAAAAAGCTAATCCCGAAGCTGTAAGTTTTGAATTGCATTACCCTGAATCTGACGCAACAAGTATATATGTTGAAGTCGGAAATAGTAAAGGCTTGCATTATGATGCTGACTTTAGATTCTTTGATCAAAATACACTTCAGGAAATTGAAACACCAAGTGTTTACGGCAAATACAAAAACGCCAAATTTGCTGATAAACTAATACGAATGAATTATGATATACACATAGGATCTATTGGCGGTCTTATTGGTAAAATAATTGTCTTTATAATTAGCTTACTTACCGCAAGCTTACCTGTTACAGGTACTTTACTATGGTATGGACGGCGTTATAAAAAAAGCAATTAA
- a CDS encoding DUF6691 family protein, whose protein sequence is MKKLVYIFIGVFFGVIMYKSEAASWFRIYEMFRFESFHMYGIIGTALAFGILFIQLIKRFNIKSIDGEPIVIPNKDKSFYRYLFGGIIFGLGWALTGACPGPLYVLLGVSFLPIAIVIVSAIVGTFLYGLLKDKLPH, encoded by the coding sequence ATGAAAAAACTAGTTTATATTTTTATCGGTGTATTTTTTGGAGTAATCATGTACAAGTCTGAAGCTGCCTCATGGTTCAGGATTTATGAGATGTTTAGGTTTGAATCTTTTCATATGTATGGTATTATTGGTACAGCTTTGGCTTTTGGTATCTTATTTATACAGCTTATTAAACGGTTTAATATCAAGTCCATTGATGGAGAACCCATTGTAATCCCTAACAAAGACAAATCATTTTATCGCTACCTATTTGGAGGAATCATTTTTGGATTAGGTTGGGCGCTTACAGGTGCTTGCCCTGGACCATTGTATGTTTTATTAGGGGTTAGTTTTTTACCTATTGCTATAGTTATTGTGTCAGCAATAGTAGGGACTTTTTTATATGGTTTATTAAAGGATAAATTGCCTCATTAA
- a CDS encoding YeeE/YedE family protein, giving the protein MEFLLQPWSWFFSGFLIAFTMLILLLMGKRFGMSSNLRTFCAICGGGKVSQFFNFNWKKDSWNLFVALGAGIGGFLAANFLSNGAMPDISESTKLGLKEIQFSSDNGYLPKELFSIEALQDPKTILLLVIGGVLIGFGTRYAGGCTSGHAISGLSNLQKPSLIAVIGFFIGGLIMVHLIFPLIF; this is encoded by the coding sequence ATGGAATTTTTATTACAACCGTGGTCCTGGTTTTTTTCTGGCTTTTTAATTGCTTTTACCATGCTTATTTTACTGCTAATGGGAAAGCGATTTGGAATGTCTTCAAATTTAAGAACATTTTGCGCCATTTGTGGTGGTGGAAAAGTGAGTCAGTTTTTCAATTTTAATTGGAAAAAAGATAGTTGGAATTTATTTGTGGCTTTAGGGGCTGGAATTGGTGGTTTTTTAGCTGCAAATTTTCTGTCTAACGGCGCAATGCCAGATATTAGTGAGTCGACAAAATTAGGTTTAAAAGAGATTCAGTTTTCTTCAGACAATGGTTATTTACCTAAAGAGTTATTTTCAATAGAAGCCTTACAAGATCCTAAAACAATATTATTATTGGTTATTGGAGGTGTTTTAATAGGTTTTGGAACGCGTTATGCTGGAGGTTGTACTTCTGGACATGCTATATCTGGACTTAGTAATTTACAAAAGCCATCCTTAATCGCTGTGATTGGATTTTTTATTGGCGGACTTATCATGGTACATTTAATATTCCCTTTAATCTTTTAG